One Bacillus sp. F19 genomic region harbors:
- a CDS encoding ATP-binding protein encodes MVGLPCSGKTTLAQKLEKKYSALRLTPDIWHIRLFGHDTDDKDHNARHDLVESLLWDVADRVLILGVDVILDFGFWGRSERDEFRSRAAELGADFKIHFLDATEEMLLERLAARNAQLPQGTFHLSETNLKEYMLLFEPPSQEELE; translated from the coding sequence ATGGTTGGGCTGCCGTGCAGTGGTAAAACTACCCTTGCGCAGAAACTCGAAAAGAAATATTCTGCACTTCGTCTAACTCCTGACATATGGCATATTCGTTTGTTTGGACATGATACGGATGACAAGGATCATAATGCTAGACACGACTTAGTTGAAAGTTTACTTTGGGATGTTGCTGATAGAGTTTTAATTCTTGGTGTAGATGTTATTTTAGACTTTGGATTTTGGGGACGTAGCGAGCGAGATGAATTTCGCTCACGAGCAGCAGAATTAGGAGCTGACTTTAAGATACATTTTTTAGATGCAACTGAAGAGATGCTTTTAGAGCGTCTTGCAGCAAGAAATGCTCAACTTCCTCAAGGTACGTTTCACTTATCTGAGACTAACCTTAAAGAGTACATGCTGCTATTTGAGCCTCCCTCTCAAGAAGAGCTTGAATAA
- a CDS encoding PRD domain-containing protein, with protein sequence MKIKKILNNNAVVVEDGQTEKIAIGTGIAFNKRRNDIVRTQEVEKLFVMEETDKLQQLILRIPEKHFEISEEIISYAEEKLGVKLRDHIHIILTDHLSFAIERVREGIHLQNKLIQEIKVLYKIEFEIGMWAIQHIAERFQIEMPIDEAGYIALYIHTAKPKSGDMKEIVRQTAIISDLIQTITEYLAIKIDHDDISYQRLITHLRYSISRVKHFELHSLDEEMLEMIKKKFPISYQCSKEVVQVLKNTYEMELPEYELGYISLHIERLKQRWSIEEKN encoded by the coding sequence GTGAAAATCAAAAAAATTTTGAATAATAATGCGGTAGTGGTTGAAGACGGTCAAACCGAGAAAATAGCCATCGGCACAGGCATTGCCTTTAACAAGCGAAGAAATGATATTGTCAGAACACAAGAAGTTGAAAAGCTTTTTGTTATGGAGGAGACGGATAAGTTACAGCAGCTTATATTGAGAATTCCTGAAAAACATTTCGAAATATCAGAAGAAATCATTTCCTATGCAGAAGAAAAGTTAGGTGTGAAATTACGTGACCATATCCATATTATTCTTACAGACCATTTGTCCTTTGCGATTGAAAGAGTACGAGAAGGAATTCATTTACAGAATAAGCTTATTCAAGAAATTAAAGTACTCTATAAAATTGAATTTGAAATTGGTATGTGGGCAATTCAGCATATTGCAGAGAGGTTTCAAATTGAAATGCCAATAGATGAAGCTGGCTATATTGCACTTTATATCCATACAGCTAAACCAAAAAGTGGAGATATGAAGGAAATAGTAAGACAGACAGCTATTATCAGTGATCTTATCCAAACCATTACTGAATATTTGGCTATTAAGATAGATCATGATGATATTTCTTATCAACGATTAATTACACATCTTCGTTATTCCATCTCTAGAGTAAAACATTTTGAACTCCATTCTCTGGATGAGGAAATGCTAGAAATGATTAAAAAGAAGTTTCCAATTTCCTATCAATGCTCTAAGGAAGTAGTTCAAGTTTTAAAAAACACTTATGAAATGGAACTTCCTGAATATGAACTTGGATACATATCTCTCCATATAGAAAGATTAAAGCAACGATGGAGTATAGAAGAGAAGAATTAA
- a CDS encoding GntR family transcriptional regulator, protein MLRAQRDIPLMRVSAKDFAYTEVKQRIINCKYKPGKQIVEDELSNELEISRTPLREALQRLELEELVVRQPNGRLKVAPVSVEEVKELFLVRSMLEGIVVSEAVDNISDQDIKNLSYLVRMVKETSGEGNHEDVSNFGTQFHTYLYNLSQNKTVVKILFQLNDHITRYRRLAHFIDTKKTSDEHEVILDFIIKKDKKNAETTMKNHVLDSMNQAVLAVMQYEETLQIESN, encoded by the coding sequence TTGTTGAGGGCCCAACGAGATATTCCATTAATGAGAGTTTCGGCTAAAGACTTCGCCTATACAGAGGTCAAGCAAAGAATTATCAATTGTAAATATAAGCCAGGGAAACAAATCGTTGAAGATGAATTATCTAATGAATTGGAGATTAGTCGAACACCTCTGAGGGAGGCTCTTCAAAGGTTAGAACTAGAGGAATTAGTCGTTCGTCAGCCGAATGGGCGTTTGAAAGTTGCACCAGTGTCTGTTGAAGAAGTAAAAGAGCTATTTTTAGTTCGTAGCATGTTAGAAGGAATTGTAGTGTCAGAAGCTGTTGATAATATATCGGATCAGGATATTAAAAATTTATCTTATTTGGTTCGGATGGTTAAAGAGACTTCAGGGGAAGGAAACCATGAGGATGTCAGTAATTTTGGAACTCAATTTCATACTTACCTTTATAATCTAAGTCAAAACAAAACGGTAGTAAAAATACTATTTCAACTTAACGATCATATCACACGATACAGACGCTTAGCGCATTTTATTGACACAAAAAAAACCTCTGATGAACATGAAGTAATTCTCGATTTCATAATTAAAAAAGATAAGAAAAATGCTGAAACAACTATGAAAAATCATGTGTTAGATTCGATGAATCAGGCTGTCCTAGCAGTAATGCAATATGAGGAAACTTTGCAAATCGAATCCAATTAA
- a CDS encoding ParA family protein, whose protein sequence is MAAKIVTFGISKGGCSKSTSSGITSYLLSKEDKVLAIDMDGQGNLTSFLTGEYDICNVFEEKTILEAILEEDARSYIIKIQENLDLIPSNDFLATLPRRMFEKGLKLDALQKALQPVMEDYDWIIIDTPPALSEQTVMPLSTYSEAGSYAVVMFDGSMFAYYAIPKFLEIIEGAKERYNPALKTAGVLFSLIDARAKENEVMEEAIQEDYPGLMFNSIIRRKASTRRLAISGFDGNSELKNALEYYIPFVKELKDRVNQKQPQR, encoded by the coding sequence TTGGCAGCAAAAATAGTAACATTCGGTATAAGTAAGGGTGGCTGTTCAAAGTCTACCAGCAGTGGAATTACTTCCTATCTATTAAGTAAGGAAGATAAAGTTTTAGCCATTGATATGGACGGGCAAGGAAACTTAACCAGCTTTTTAACTGGCGAATATGATATATGCAATGTCTTCGAGGAGAAAACCATTCTTGAGGCCATCTTAGAAGAAGATGCACGTTCTTATATCATTAAGATCCAAGAGAATTTAGATTTAATACCATCAAATGATTTCTTGGCAACATTACCACGAAGAATGTTTGAAAAAGGGTTAAAATTAGATGCCCTACAAAAAGCTCTTCAGCCTGTCATGGAGGATTATGATTGGATAATTATCGATACACCTCCAGCGTTATCTGAGCAGACAGTCATGCCATTAAGTACATATTCAGAAGCTGGAAGTTATGCTGTAGTCATGTTTGATGGATCGATGTTTGCATATTATGCCATTCCTAAATTCTTAGAGATTATTGAAGGTGCAAAAGAGCGATATAATCCAGCATTAAAAACTGCCGGGGTCTTATTTTCTTTAATTGATGCTAGAGCTAAAGAAAATGAAGTAATGGAAGAAGCCATTCAAGAAGATTATCCTGGATTAATGTTTAATTCAATTATAAGAAGAAAAGCATCTACTAGACGATTAGCCATTTCAGGTTTTGATGGAAATTCCGAATTAAAAAATGCATTAGAATACTACATACCATTTGTGAAGGAGCTGAAAGACCGTGTCAACCAAAAACAGCCTCAAAGATAA
- a CDS encoding PTS glucose transporter subunit IIA — translation MFSKLIKKNPKTSQLIFAPINGEILSIEGVPDPVFSQKMMGEGMAIIPIDGNVASPVDGKVIQVAPTKHAIGILADGGSEILIHVGLETVALKGEGFDLKVNVGDSITVGQLLLTYNLQHIKEHAKSDMSIMVITNSQKNTHKYEMSMNKVAIIGETVVMKVTKK, via the coding sequence ATGTTTTCAAAATTAATTAAGAAAAATCCAAAAACATCACAGCTTATTTTCGCACCAATAAATGGAGAAATTCTTTCCATAGAAGGAGTGCCAGATCCTGTTTTTAGTCAAAAAATGATGGGGGAAGGAATGGCTATTATTCCGATTGATGGAAATGTAGCATCTCCAGTGGATGGAAAGGTTATACAAGTAGCTCCTACAAAGCATGCTATTGGAATATTAGCTGATGGTGGATCTGAAATATTGATTCATGTTGGTCTTGAAACAGTTGCTCTAAAAGGTGAGGGATTTGATTTAAAGGTAAATGTTGGAGATTCTATAACTGTCGGGCAGTTATTACTGACATATAATTTACAGCATATTAAAGAACATGCAAAAAGTGATATGTCGATTATGGTTATTACAAACAGTCAAAAGAATACTCACAAATATGAAATGTCAATGAATAAAGTTGCAATAATAGGTGAAACGGTTGTTATGAAGGTGACGAAAAAGTAA
- a CDS encoding DNRLRE domain-containing protein — MKKIMVLLLSTVMLLQCFFIPSKTLNVKAEDKYNNDYVATINFDKFKKKIQEDDLMLTVKKTLLNANKYALNVWYKDKKHLDTQEDQEYYNLYKAAGSNVNEYIYRFPAGQAFGLAVSLKTGAYDESYTGVSVEDAKNYVIKLSTSVAYAHKSNGGNYKAWGDDWQAAHWAYYAGYAAWLFWDDLNEEQKKLILNMITYEADRFINKNPDYWKLTNGKELYPGDSKIEEDSWNSELLNLASHMLPRHEHADAWYYRMIEYQLASFSTPEMNESDEIIHGRKAKDWVYGYNVNSDGTVINHNLIHPVYNAAATGVNSSIVNSLVGEKLPLAAKYNLDNLYSGLTETTFTSPPYVAPGGTMYVKDSSELYYPQGTDWGTGIFDTFANIDISAYVYGYGNDAKKWAELHANKVLGQQDRHEDGHTYEPSENSYLGREEAISTRMGSAYMTLWLNEKVGVKFSNKPVEFPHKDLPENQEYVFASESTFVRGGSYGNTSYYPTDIMEVKNDGGETSSYSREGYLKFDLSEMKSYPKSAMLYLPVVEVGSLVESKNITNSIELVDDNSWSQENLTFNNKPQKTGVIIETWTPNKNGLMIDISEYVKKAYDSDGKLSLRIFSNVSSSGDTFVRYGTSRQADPNYIPRLTLTY, encoded by the coding sequence ATGAAAAAGATAATGGTTTTGCTTTTAAGTACTGTTATGTTATTGCAATGTTTTTTCATTCCTTCAAAGACTCTTAATGTAAAAGCAGAAGATAAATACAATAATGACTATGTGGCAACTATTAATTTTGATAAATTTAAGAAGAAAATTCAAGAAGATGATTTGATGTTGACAGTGAAAAAAACACTTTTAAATGCGAATAAATACGCTTTAAACGTATGGTATAAAGATAAAAAACATCTTGATACGCAAGAAGACCAGGAGTATTACAATCTTTACAAGGCTGCTGGTTCAAACGTCAATGAATATATTTATCGTTTTCCAGCAGGTCAGGCATTTGGGCTGGCTGTTTCACTTAAAACAGGTGCTTATGATGAAAGTTATACTGGAGTAAGTGTAGAAGACGCAAAAAATTACGTAATCAAATTATCAACTTCTGTTGCGTATGCCCATAAATCCAATGGCGGTAATTATAAGGCTTGGGGAGATGATTGGCAGGCAGCTCATTGGGCATATTATGCAGGGTACGCAGCATGGCTATTTTGGGACGATTTGAATGAGGAACAAAAAAAATTGATACTAAACATGATTACTTATGAAGCAGATCGTTTCATCAATAAAAATCCTGATTATTGGAAACTTACAAACGGAAAAGAATTATACCCAGGAGATTCAAAAATTGAAGAAGATAGTTGGAACTCCGAATTATTGAATCTGGCTTCTCATATGTTACCACGGCATGAACATGCAGATGCGTGGTATTACCGCATGATCGAATATCAGTTAGCTTCCTTCTCTACTCCAGAGATGAATGAAAGTGATGAAATCATACATGGAAGAAAAGCAAAAGATTGGGTTTATGGATATAATGTCAATAGCGATGGAACAGTTATCAATCATAATCTGATCCACCCAGTCTATAATGCAGCGGCAACCGGTGTAAACAGCTCGATTGTTAATAGCCTAGTTGGCGAAAAACTTCCACTAGCTGCAAAATACAATTTGGACAATCTTTATAGTGGATTAACTGAAACAACCTTTACATCTCCACCGTATGTTGCACCGGGTGGAACAATGTATGTAAAAGATTCTAGCGAATTATATTATCCTCAAGGTACGGACTGGGGCACGGGAATATTTGATACATTTGCCAATATTGATATTTCTGCTTACGTATATGGATACGGTAATGATGCGAAAAAATGGGCAGAATTGCATGCGAATAAAGTTTTAGGACAACAAGACCGCCATGAAGATGGTCACACATATGAACCGAGTGAAAATTCCTATTTAGGAAGAGAGGAAGCAATATCAACAAGAATGGGTTCTGCTTATATGACGCTTTGGTTAAATGAAAAAGTAGGTGTGAAATTTTCTAACAAGCCTGTAGAATTTCCACATAAAGATTTACCCGAAAATCAGGAATATGTTTTTGCAAGCGAAAGTACATTTGTTCGCGGCGGGAGTTACGGTAACACTTCCTATTATCCAACAGACATAATGGAAGTGAAAAATGATGGAGGAGAAACTTCCTCTTATTCCCGAGAAGGTTATCTAAAATTTGATTTATCTGAAATGAAAAGTTACCCGAAATCAGCAATGCTTTACCTTCCTGTTGTAGAAGTAGGAAGCTTAGTAGAATCTAAAAATATAACAAATTCTATTGAATTGGTAGACGATAATTCATGGTCTCAAGAAAATCTTACATTTAATAACAAGCCCCAAAAAACTGGGGTAATAATAGAAACATGGACTCCAAATAAAAACGGGCTGATGATTGATATAAGCGAATATGTAAAAAAAGCATATGATTCAGATGGTAAATTGAGTCTAAGAATCTTTTCTAATGTTAGTTCTTCTGGAGATACTTTTGTAAGATATGGAACGAGTCGTCAGGCTGATCCAAATTATATACCAAGATTGACCTTGACATACTGA
- a CDS encoding metal-sensing transcriptional repressor: MSDHTHQHNHEHKHRKQVINRLARIEGHVRSIKEMAKDGRDCPDILLQIAAVRKALDNTAKVIFSDHMEGCLVNAVHSGDEEKVLEDLKKALNNFIR, translated from the coding sequence ATGAGTGATCACACACACCAACACAATCATGAACATAAACATCGAAAACAAGTCATCAATCGTCTTGCAAGAATAGAAGGTCATGTACGGTCCATAAAGGAAATGGCAAAAGACGGTAGAGATTGTCCTGATATTTTGCTTCAGATCGCAGCAGTAAGGAAAGCATTGGACAATACAGCAAAGGTTATTTTCTCTGATCATATGGAAGGGTGTCTCGTTAATGCTGTTCATAGTGGCGATGAAGAAAAAGTCCTCGAGGATTTAAAAAAAGCTCTAAACAATTTTATCCGATAG
- a CDS encoding NAD/NADP octopine/nopaline dehydrogenase family protein yields the protein MNKGDNMTFAVIGAGNTGQAIASYLSLKGEKVKLYSRDPLKAKKISYQGLELKGMYSAKLSIEASSLMEEVIEDAEFVIITTTSFGHKQVFSKLKPLLKENQTIAIFPGYWGAMECKEILGDLLEEKNITVAETSAMPFVSKADNAGSVFINKIKKNVLISSIPTSKNASISNKFLETFPQLITAKNIFETSLNNSNVVIHTPITLFNASRIDSSEEFQFYGQGVSPLTVSYIEKLDHERIMLANLLQVETQDILTILNEFYGADYSSLYEALPGLFPVGTAPTTLNHRYITEDIPFGLVPISELGKKVGIETPYTDSIINTASLFMNTDYREEGVNFKDWAKEEILSAGGLTQQI from the coding sequence GTGAATAAGGGGGATAATATGACATTTGCGGTGATTGGGGCAGGTAATACAGGCCAAGCGATTGCAAGCTACCTCTCCTTAAAAGGGGAGAAGGTAAAATTATATAGTCGAGACCCATTAAAAGCAAAAAAAATTTCGTATCAAGGATTAGAGCTGAAAGGGATGTATTCTGCAAAGCTGAGTATAGAAGCGTCTTCTCTTATGGAAGAGGTCATCGAAGATGCAGAATTCGTCATTATCACCACTACATCTTTCGGACATAAACAAGTCTTTAGTAAACTGAAACCTCTTTTGAAAGAAAACCAAACAATAGCTATATTTCCAGGTTATTGGGGAGCAATGGAATGTAAGGAGATTCTCGGAGATCTTTTAGAAGAGAAGAATATTACAGTTGCAGAAACTAGTGCGATGCCTTTTGTTAGTAAAGCAGATAATGCAGGATCCGTCTTCATCAATAAAATTAAGAAAAATGTTCTCATCAGTTCCATTCCTACTTCAAAGAATGCTTCCATCTCAAACAAGTTTTTAGAAACCTTCCCACAGTTAATAACAGCTAAGAATATATTTGAGACATCATTAAACAATTCAAACGTTGTTATCCATACTCCAATTACACTTTTCAACGCAAGCAGAATCGATTCATCTGAGGAATTCCAATTTTATGGTCAGGGTGTTTCACCCCTAACCGTTTCCTATATTGAAAAACTTGATCATGAAAGAATAATGTTAGCAAACTTGTTACAAGTTGAAACACAAGACATTCTAACTATCTTGAATGAATTCTATGGAGCTGATTATTCAAGCCTTTATGAGGCGCTACCAGGGCTGTTCCCAGTTGGAACCGCACCTACCACTCTAAATCATCGGTACATCACAGAGGATATCCCATTTGGACTTGTTCCTATATCGGAATTAGGAAAAAAAGTAGGAATTGAAACTCCTTATACAGATTCAATCATAAACACAGCTTCTTTATTCATGAATACGGATTATAGAGAAGAAGGAGTTAATTTTAAAGATTGGGCGAAAGAGGAAATCTTAAGTGCTGGAGGGCTAACACAACAAATCTAG
- the nagE gene encoding N-acetylglucosamine-specific PTS transporter subunit IIBC, with product MMKYLQRIGRSLMLPVAVLPAAAILMGIGYWIDPAGWGAGNPIAAFLIKAGSSIIDNMAILFAVGVALGMSKEKDGSAAMSGLVAYLVITTLLSTNSVAMLQGVDPENVNAAFAKIGNQFVGILSGIVASIMYNRFSHVQLPAALSFFSGKRLVPIMTAVSMLLVSVVLFFAWPVIFNGLVDFGTWISKLGFIGAGLYGFFNRILIPTGLHHALNSVFWFDVAGINDIGNFWAGTGTKGITGMYQAGFFPIMMFGLPAAALAMYHTAKTKRKKQAASLMLAAGFASFFTGVTEPLEFSFMFLAPALYVVHAALTGLSLAVAAFFHWTAGFGFSAGFVDFVLSSRLPLANQPYMLLLQGLVVAVIYYVLFRFLIIKFNLATPGREEDTDEMLEEGTASSDQSPAEGSKFAVMAAKIYDGLGGDANVTSVDNCVTRLRIEVKDMDAVDQKKIKNTGVPGINIVGKHSIQVIVGTEVQFIADEIEKIRK from the coding sequence ATGATGAAATATTTACAAAGAATTGGTCGCTCTTTGATGTTACCTGTAGCAGTATTACCGGCTGCGGCGATTCTGATGGGAATCGGTTATTGGATCGATCCTGCAGGCTGGGGAGCAGGGAATCCGATCGCAGCATTTTTAATTAAAGCCGGATCTTCTATTATTGACAATATGGCGATTCTTTTTGCAGTTGGAGTAGCACTTGGAATGTCAAAAGAAAAAGATGGTTCTGCCGCTATGAGTGGTTTGGTGGCTTACTTGGTTATCACAACGCTGCTTTCAACAAACTCAGTAGCGATGCTTCAAGGGGTTGACCCGGAAAATGTCAACGCGGCTTTTGCAAAAATCGGAAATCAATTTGTTGGGATTCTTTCAGGGATCGTAGCATCCATTATGTACAATCGTTTTAGTCATGTACAATTGCCGGCTGCATTATCTTTCTTTAGTGGAAAACGTTTAGTTCCAATCATGACAGCTGTTTCTATGTTGCTGGTTTCAGTAGTATTGTTCTTCGCATGGCCTGTAATCTTTAATGGATTAGTAGATTTTGGAACATGGATCAGTAAGTTAGGGTTTATTGGGGCAGGATTATATGGTTTCTTCAATAGAATTTTAATTCCTACCGGGTTACATCATGCTTTAAACTCAGTGTTCTGGTTTGATGTCGCTGGAATTAACGATATTGGTAATTTCTGGGCAGGAACTGGAACAAAGGGAATTACAGGAATGTATCAAGCTGGATTCTTCCCAATTATGATGTTTGGATTACCAGCTGCAGCGTTAGCAATGTATCATACTGCAAAAACGAAAAGAAAAAAACAGGCGGCATCGCTGATGTTAGCGGCAGGTTTTGCTTCATTCTTTACTGGGGTAACAGAACCGCTTGAATTTTCATTCATGTTTTTAGCTCCGGCACTTTATGTGGTTCATGCAGCCTTAACAGGTCTTTCATTAGCTGTTGCAGCATTTTTCCATTGGACAGCAGGATTTGGTTTTAGTGCAGGATTTGTTGACTTTGTATTAAGTTCAAGATTACCGTTAGCTAATCAGCCTTATATGTTGCTTCTGCAAGGACTTGTGGTAGCGGTCATTTATTATGTATTATTCAGATTCTTAATTATAAAATTCAATTTGGCAACGCCTGGAAGAGAAGAAGATACAGATGAAATGCTTGAAGAAGGTACAGCAAGCAGTGATCAATCTCCCGCAGAAGGCTCTAAATTTGCAGTAATGGCTGCCAAGATCTATGATGGCCTAGGCGGAGACGCCAATGTAACGTCTGTTGACAACTGCGTGACTCGCTTAAGAATTGAAGTGAAAGATATGGATGCGGTAGATCAGAAAAAGATTAAAAATACGGGTGTACCGGGAATTAATATTGTTGGAAAACATAGCATTCAAGTTATTGTCGGAACGGAAGTACAATTCATAGCAGATGAGATAGAAAAAATCCGCAAATAA
- a CDS encoding MATE family efflux transporter translates to MSAERLLEGCTTKEKLTTILLLAIPAMIENILQTVVGFVDTLFVARLGLVEVTAVGIANAVLAVYMAIFMAIGVGASSLIARNIGAGNMSKAKTVAKQSTILAIIIGMIFGLITLLLSESLLQLMGAESQVIAEGAVYLRIVGIPSVFISLMIILGSILRSAGDTRRPMNVALWMNALHIALDYILIFGLGSWMGWGVAGAAWATVVVRILGTFTLYYYIKKSPVSFSLFDSSDAESQYSSIINLSTPAAIERLIMRLGQVLYFGLIVYIGTETFAAHTIAGNIETFSYMPGYGLAIAATTLVGQHFGAGKLKEAYHYGILTTGIAVIFMSFIGLIMFFTAPWMATWFTADVEAIRMVTIALRIDAFAQPALAIGLVLAGALQGAGDTKSPMYSTAIGMWLIRILGIYILGIYFNMGIAGIWIAIAIDILIRAIFLTWRYQTFFRRLIKEDIEEQGYMVSK, encoded by the coding sequence ATGTCCGCAGAAAGACTTTTGGAAGGTTGCACAACAAAGGAGAAGCTAACAACGATTCTTTTATTAGCTATTCCAGCGATGATCGAGAATATCTTACAAACAGTGGTAGGCTTTGTCGATACTCTTTTTGTGGCTAGATTAGGTCTAGTGGAGGTCACGGCCGTAGGGATTGCAAATGCCGTATTGGCAGTCTACATGGCTATCTTCATGGCCATTGGGGTTGGTGCTTCATCCCTGATTGCCCGTAACATAGGAGCTGGTAACATGAGTAAGGCAAAGACTGTAGCAAAACAATCCACTATTTTAGCTATTATCATAGGAATGATTTTTGGATTGATCACCTTACTTTTATCGGAATCATTACTTCAGCTTATGGGGGCGGAATCTCAAGTCATTGCAGAAGGCGCTGTTTATTTGCGAATTGTTGGAATCCCTTCGGTTTTCATTTCCTTGATGATTATTTTGGGAAGTATTTTACGATCGGCTGGCGATACTAGAAGACCGATGAATGTTGCTTTGTGGATGAATGCCTTACACATTGCTCTCGATTATATACTCATCTTCGGATTGGGAAGTTGGATGGGCTGGGGAGTTGCAGGTGCGGCTTGGGCTACCGTGGTTGTAAGGATACTTGGTACATTTACGCTTTATTACTACATTAAAAAATCACCTGTATCCTTTTCACTATTTGATTCAAGCGATGCAGAGTCACAGTATTCATCCATTATTAATTTATCGACACCAGCAGCTATTGAACGTCTAATCATGAGGCTTGGTCAGGTCCTTTATTTTGGATTAATCGTTTATATCGGAACGGAGACTTTCGCTGCTCATACCATTGCAGGGAATATTGAAACGTTTTCTTATATGCCTGGTTATGGTTTGGCAATCGCAGCTACAACGCTTGTCGGCCAGCATTTTGGGGCTGGGAAACTGAAAGAAGCTTATCATTATGGCATACTTACAACGGGAATAGCAGTCATATTCATGAGTTTTATTGGGCTAATCATGTTTTTCACCGCACCTTGGATGGCAACCTGGTTTACGGCTGATGTTGAAGCGATTAGAATGGTTACCATTGCTTTGCGAATTGATGCATTTGCCCAACCTGCCTTGGCGATTGGACTCGTTTTAGCAGGCGCCTTGCAGGGGGCTGGTGATACAAAGAGTCCGATGTACAGTACGGCTATTGGGATGTGGTTAATTAGGATTTTAGGAATCTATATTTTAGGAATCTATTTTAACATGGGGATTGCAGGGATATGGATCGCCATTGCAATAGACATACTTATACGGGCGATATTCCTAACTTGGAGATATCAAACCTTTTTTAGACGCTTGATTAAGGAAGACATTGAAGAGCAGGGTTATATGGTATCAAAGTAA
- a CDS encoding ribbon-helix-helix domain-containing protein: protein MSTKNSLKDKIKKPNATQAFFNSYDTEKTDEKSDNNVNDNLNHENIINNNDKNKENNNNNVTDKVNNNTYVKKDNIDVVNNNVTDIIDIDDNNDDDYLRDLVAGKKPSKKKVKKVFTSFYMDPDLAAEVDKIAARGEKGDKSKLINAAIRKLLEEYGVIEGKSSR from the coding sequence GTGTCAACCAAAAACAGCCTCAAAGATAAAATTAAAAAACCAAATGCTACACAAGCTTTTTTTAACTCATATGATACAGAAAAAACAGATGAGAAATCAGACAACAATGTTAATGACAATCTCAATCATGAAAATATAATTAATAATAATGACAAAAATAAAGAAAATAATAATAATAATGTTACTGATAAAGTTAACAACAACACATATGTTAAAAAAGACAACATTGATGTTGTTAATAATAACGTTACTGATATTATTGACATTGACGATAACAACGATGATGATTATCTTCGTGATTTAGTCGCTGGGAAAAAACCATCAAAGAAAAAAGTGAAGAAGGTATTCACCTCTTTTTATATGGATCCGGACTTAGCTGCAGAAGTAGACAAAATCGCAGCAAGAGGGGAAAAAGGAGACAAATCCAAGCTCATCAATGCGGCCATTAGAAAGTTATTGGAAGAATACGGGGTTATCGAAGGAAAATCTTCAAGATAG